A genomic segment from Pseudorca crassidens isolate mPseCra1 chromosome 4, mPseCra1.hap1, whole genome shotgun sequence encodes:
- the LOC137223045 gene encoding LOW QUALITY PROTEIN: toll-like receptor 2 (The sequence of the model RefSeq protein was modified relative to this genomic sequence to represent the inferred CDS: inserted 1 base in 1 codon) — MLVLVVEVLVMVEGMVVEDGIHSTGNSICKGSVWSEKVTYLNLSSVKLYNLTLNVSQTLGILDVSXYSLILSHLKELYIFRYMSKMLPGTFFFLESKQENKTFSKKQLDSFQKLKILEAGGNSFVCSCDFLSFTQGQQALAQVLIDWPEEYLCDSPSSVRGQRVRDTRLSPSECHRAAVVSAVCCALFLSLLLVGVLCHRFHGLWYMKMMWAWLQAKRKPRKAPRRDICYDAFVSYSERDSYWVENLMVQELEHFRPPFKLCLHKRDFIPGKWIIDNIIDSIEKSHKTIFVLSENFVKSEWCKYELDFSHFRLFDENDDAAILILLEPIEKKAIIPSRKGFS; from the exons ATGCTGGTGCTAGTGGTGGAGGTGCTGGTGATGGTGGAGGGGATGGTAGTAGAGGATGGTAtccacagcacagggaacagcatatgcaaagggtCTGTG TGGTCAGAAAAGGTAACATACTTGAATTTATCCAGTGTCAAACTATACAATCTAACACTCAATGTTTCCCAGACACTAGGCATATTAGATGTTA AATATAGTCTTATTTTGTCACATCTTAAAGAACTTTACATTTTCAGGTACATGTCGAAGATGCTCCCAGGTACTTTCTTCTTCTTGGAAagtaagcaagaaaataaaactttctctaaGAAGCAACTTGATTCTTTTCAAAAACTGAAGATTTTGGAAGCTGGTGGCAACAGTTTCGTTTGCTCCTGTGACTTCCTGTCTTTCACACAGGGGCAGCAGGCCCTGGCCCAGGTCCTGATCGACTGGCCAGAAGAATACCTGTGTGACTCTCCATCCTCCGTGCGGGGCCAGCGGGTTCGGGACACCCGGCTCTCACCTTCCGAATGCCACAGGGCAGCCGTGGTGTCTGCCGTGTGCTGTGCCCTTTTCCTGTCGCTCCTGCTCGTGGGAGTTCTGTGCCACCGTTTCCACGGACTGTGGTACATGAAGATGATGTGGGCCTGGCTCCAGGCCAAGAGGAAGCCCAGGAAGGCTCCCCGCAGGGACATCTGCTATGACGCCTTTGTGTCCTACAGTGAACGGGATTCCTACTGGGTGGAGAACCTCATGGTCCAGGAGCTGGAGCACTTCAGACCTCCCTTTAAGTTGTGTCTTCACAAGCGGGACTTCATTCCTGGCAAGTGGATTATCGACAATATCATTGACTCCATTGAAAAGAGCCACAAAACCATCTTTGTGCTTTCTGAGAACTTTGTGAAGAGTGAGTGGTGCAAGTACGAGCTGGACTTCTCCCATTTTCGTCTCTTTGATGAGAACGACGATGCTGCCATTCTCATTCTGCTGGAGCCCATTGAGAAAAAGGCCATCATCCCCAGCAGGAAGGGTTTCAGTTGA